A region from the Saccharomonospora azurea NA-128 genome encodes:
- a CDS encoding pentapeptide repeat-containing protein, translating into MSAGTTEDVVDVKSAPVRELRADCARCAGLCCVALPFQSASGFPADKEAGQPCHHLDTSSRCRIHAELRPRGFTGCTVFDCFGAGQRITQESFGGRTWRDEPALARRMFPAFAVARHLHEMLWYLAEATERAPVGELREESRRAFDRIDALAGSEPESLLAVDVDAERRDVGPLLSRVSDAVRAAVPGPRPDHTYADLAGRRMRRADLRGATLRGALLIAADLREADLRGADLLGTDLRDANLSGADLSGCLFLTQPQVNSAVGDARTRLPERLERPDNW; encoded by the coding sequence ATGTCGGCAGGCACGACGGAGGACGTGGTCGACGTGAAATCGGCACCGGTACGAGAGTTGCGCGCGGACTGCGCGCGCTGCGCGGGTCTCTGCTGCGTGGCACTGCCGTTCCAGTCGGCCTCCGGGTTCCCGGCAGACAAGGAAGCCGGGCAGCCCTGTCACCACCTCGACACGTCGTCGCGCTGCCGGATCCACGCCGAACTGCGTCCGCGGGGCTTCACCGGGTGCACCGTGTTCGACTGCTTCGGCGCCGGTCAACGCATCACGCAGGAGTCGTTCGGCGGACGCACGTGGCGCGACGAACCCGCACTCGCTCGGCGGATGTTCCCGGCCTTCGCGGTGGCGCGGCACCTGCACGAGATGCTGTGGTACCTCGCCGAGGCGACGGAGCGCGCGCCTGTCGGGGAGCTGCGGGAGGAGTCACGGCGCGCGTTCGACCGGATCGATGCCCTCGCGGGCTCGGAGCCGGAATCGTTGCTCGCCGTCGACGTCGACGCGGAGCGCCGCGACGTGGGGCCGTTGCTGTCGCGGGTGAGTGACGCCGTTCGCGCGGCCGTCCCGGGTCCACGGCCGGACCACACGTACGCCGACCTCGCCGGGCGGCGGATGCGGCGCGCCGATCTGCGCGGTGCGACGTTGCGCGGCGCGCTCCTGATCGCCGCGGATCTCCGCGAGGCCGATCTGCGCGGCGCCGACCTCCTCGGCACCGACCTGCGCGACGCGAACCTGTCGGGCGCGGACCTCTCCGGGTGCCTCTTCCTCACCCAGCCTCAGGTGAACTCCGCCGTCGGCGACGCGCGCACCCGGCTGCCCGAGCGGCTGGAGCGCCCGGACAACTGGTGA
- a CDS encoding PspC domain-containing protein, which translates to MATTTALTRSRDDRMLGGVCAGIARRYGWKTRNVRLAFVASCLLPGPQFLLYLVLWLVLPEA; encoded by the coding sequence ATGGCTACCACGACTGCTCTGACCCGGTCTCGCGACGACCGCATGCTCGGCGGTGTCTGTGCGGGTATCGCCCGTCGTTACGGCTGGAAGACCCGCAACGTCCGGTTGGCCTTCGTCGCCTCGTGCCTCCTGCCGGGACCGCAGTTCCTGCTGTACCTGGTGCTCTGGCTGGTCCTTCCGGAGGCGTGA
- a CDS encoding SDR family NAD(P)-dependent oxidoreductase, which translates to MEATDAVNTDRRVALVTGASRGLGAAISTALADDGVTVAVNFARDKAAADRVREEITAAGGRAELFRADVTDEGEVDALYEAVLAEFGRIDILVLNATGPQPMLSLDELQWRDLLDQFEFFVKSPLLLAKKVVPEMRRRGWGRIVNVGSEVVELGVPFSSAYVAAKGAQLGLTRSWARELGPHGITVNLVAPGWIPTERHVDSTDDEKAGYANGVPLGHLGTPGDVAEAVAYLASDRARFVTGQRIAVNGGNTLA; encoded by the coding sequence GTGGAAGCCACGGACGCCGTGAACACCGACCGCCGGGTCGCCCTCGTGACCGGAGCGTCCCGGGGACTGGGCGCCGCGATCAGCACGGCCCTGGCGGACGACGGCGTCACGGTGGCCGTCAACTTCGCTCGCGACAAGGCCGCGGCCGACCGGGTGCGCGAGGAGATCACCGCGGCCGGGGGCCGGGCCGAGCTCTTCCGCGCGGACGTGACCGACGAGGGCGAGGTCGATGCGCTGTACGAGGCCGTGCTGGCGGAGTTCGGCCGGATCGACATCCTGGTCCTCAACGCCACAGGACCCCAGCCGATGCTGTCGCTCGACGAGCTCCAGTGGCGCGACCTGCTCGACCAGTTCGAATTCTTCGTGAAGAGCCCGCTGCTGCTGGCGAAGAAGGTCGTTCCCGAGATGCGGCGCCGCGGCTGGGGGCGCATCGTCAACGTCGGTTCGGAGGTGGTGGAACTCGGGGTGCCCTTCTCCAGTGCCTACGTGGCGGCCAAAGGGGCGCAGCTCGGCTTGACCCGGTCGTGGGCGCGCGAACTCGGCCCGCACGGCATCACGGTCAATCTCGTGGCACCCGGCTGGATCCCCACCGAACGCCATGTCGACTCGACGGACGACGAGAAGGCGGGCTACGCGAACGGCGTGCCGCTCGGACATCTCGGGACACCGGGGGACGTGGCGGAGGCGGTCGCGTACCTGGCATCCGACCGCGCGCGTTTCGTCACCGGCCAGCGCATCGCGGTCAACGGCGGCAACACGCTCGCGTGA
- a CDS encoding class I SAM-dependent methyltransferase encodes MGSDADDAARWNARYAGHPPTFEPHPLVSEALAAGPPDGPVLELACGRSGSALALARHGYRVLAVDVSDVALHQLRAEARRRGLAARVWCVQADLRTFVPARGAFALVLATLFWDPGAYRLARQAVAPGGLLAWEALALTEDGRTRYRARPGELTAALDESWDVLSRDLDRAEAGPERRTTRVLARARSSVRSPGR; translated from the coding sequence ATGGGGAGTGACGCGGACGACGCGGCGCGCTGGAACGCCCGCTACGCCGGGCATCCGCCCACCTTCGAACCACACCCGCTTGTGTCCGAGGCTCTGGCGGCGGGACCGCCGGACGGGCCGGTGCTCGAACTCGCCTGTGGCCGGTCGGGCAGCGCTCTGGCGCTGGCCCGGCACGGGTACCGGGTGCTCGCGGTCGACGTGTCCGACGTCGCGCTGCACCAGCTCCGGGCCGAAGCCCGTCGGCGTGGGCTCGCCGCCCGCGTGTGGTGTGTGCAGGCGGACCTGCGCACCTTCGTCCCGGCGCGCGGGGCGTTCGCGTTGGTGCTGGCCACGCTGTTCTGGGACCCCGGCGCCTACCGCCTCGCCCGGCAGGCCGTGGCGCCGGGAGGACTGCTCGCCTGGGAGGCGCTCGCGCTGACCGAGGACGGCCGCACCCGGTACAGGGCGCGGCCGGGAGAGCTCACCGCCGCCTTGGACGAGAGCTGGGACGTGCTGTCGCGGGATCTCGACCGGGCAGAGGCCGGACCGGAACGCCGGACCACCCGGGTGCTCGCGCGGGCGCGGTCGTCGGTGCGGTCGCCGGGCCGGTGA
- a CDS encoding MFS transporter, with protein sequence MLVLLACVGQFLVVLDVSIVNVALPSMDAALNLGPAGTQWVVNAYVLLFAGLLLVGGRLADLVGVRRVLLTGLALVAGASLLGGTATDAATLIVARAGQGLGAALLAPATMTLLTTTVPEGTRRHRALAVWTAVGLTGGTLGNLLGGVITEYLTWRWVLFVNVPLAVVAGLLAVRAPGTDGVTRRRSVDLPGAVLATVGLVSLTFGVVTAGTHGWRAPTTWAALILAAAVFAAFVVVEWRWAPVPLLPPSLFRIRSVARGNVVLLLAGACLNPMWYFLTFAMQGVLGLGPLATGFGFLPHTVLTIVVGVWLTPRLMRAVAHRTLVVAGAVVAAAGFVWQSGLTADTGYPAGFLGPAILIALGGGLLNTPATVLATSGVDPRDAGAASGLLNTAKQVGAAVGLAVLVTVVRPDAGSRDADALADTYGLAFLALALVSATTAVAALLLPRSGEIPRVGTSPSGVASDQPG encoded by the coding sequence ATGCTCGTCCTGCTGGCGTGCGTGGGGCAGTTCCTTGTGGTGCTCGACGTCTCGATCGTCAACGTGGCCCTGCCCTCGATGGACGCGGCACTGAACCTCGGTCCGGCCGGCACGCAGTGGGTGGTCAACGCCTACGTCCTGCTGTTCGCGGGGTTGCTGCTGGTGGGCGGTCGCCTGGCCGACCTCGTCGGAGTGCGCCGGGTCCTGCTCACGGGCCTCGCGCTCGTCGCGGGCGCGAGCCTGCTCGGGGGCACGGCGACCGACGCCGCGACGCTGATCGTCGCCCGTGCCGGTCAGGGGCTGGGCGCGGCGTTGCTCGCCCCCGCCACGATGACGTTGCTCACGACGACCGTGCCCGAGGGGACTCGCCGTCACCGCGCGCTCGCGGTCTGGACCGCCGTCGGCCTCACGGGCGGCACCCTGGGCAACCTCCTGGGCGGCGTGATCACCGAGTACCTGACCTGGCGATGGGTCCTGTTCGTCAACGTTCCGCTCGCGGTGGTGGCCGGGCTGCTGGCCGTGCGGGCACCCGGCACCGACGGCGTGACGCGGCGACGCTCCGTCGATCTGCCCGGGGCCGTGCTCGCCACCGTCGGGCTGGTGTCCCTCACGTTCGGCGTCGTCACGGCCGGCACTCACGGTTGGCGCGCGCCCACGACCTGGGCTGCGCTGATCCTGGCCGCAGCGGTGTTCGCCGCGTTCGTGGTCGTCGAGTGGCGGTGGGCGCCGGTTCCCCTGCTACCACCAAGCCTGTTCCGGATTCGCTCGGTCGCCAGGGGCAACGTGGTCCTGCTGCTGGCGGGGGCCTGCCTGAACCCGATGTGGTACTTCCTGACGTTCGCGATGCAGGGCGTGCTCGGTCTCGGCCCGCTGGCCACGGGCTTCGGCTTCCTGCCGCACACGGTGCTCACGATCGTCGTGGGTGTCTGGCTCACGCCACGGCTGATGCGCGCCGTCGCACACCGCACGCTGGTGGTGGCCGGTGCCGTCGTCGCCGCCGCGGGATTCGTCTGGCAGAGCGGGCTCACCGCCGACACCGGATATCCGGCGGGCTTCCTCGGCCCCGCGATCCTCATCGCACTCGGGGGTGGACTGCTGAACACACCGGCCACCGTTCTCGCGACGAGCGGGGTCGACCCGCGGGACGCGGGTGCGGCGTCGGGCCTGCTCAACACGGCTAAGCAGGTCGGTGCGGCGGTGGGGCTGGCTGTCCTCGTCACGGTGGTGCGGCCCGACGCCGGGAGCCGGGACGCGGACGCCCTCGCCGACACGTACGGACTCGCGTTCCTGGCCCTGGCGCTCGTGTCCGCGACGACAGCGGTCGCCGCCCTCCTGCTTCCGCGCTCCGGTGAGATCCCGCGTGTCGGGACGTCGCCATCGGGCGTAGCCAGTGATCAGCCTGGGTAG
- a CDS encoding TetR/AcrR family transcriptional regulator — translation MPKRVDHAERRARIIDALLRVAGREGLAAVTMRAVAAEAGVSLRLVQYYFDTKADLLHAVLEDLERRSHERWNARLTALPSAPSTRDHVEQFLAEALPTDEPSRVFHLVWTSYAVLAMTDPELARLPFVAGPDRLERHLTETLRTAQQRGELVADTDPAIEAARLVTLTHGLGTSLLVGQRSEQEATAVLHYHLDRVLPRVERADQPARQASGMPVPSTGSASGEV, via the coding sequence ATGCCCAAGCGAGTCGACCACGCTGAACGCCGAGCCCGGATCATCGACGCCCTCCTCCGCGTTGCCGGCCGTGAGGGGCTGGCCGCCGTGACGATGCGCGCGGTCGCCGCCGAGGCGGGCGTGTCACTGCGCCTCGTCCAGTACTATTTCGACACGAAGGCCGACCTGCTGCACGCGGTGCTGGAGGACCTCGAACGACGCAGTCACGAGCGCTGGAACGCCCGGCTGACCGCGCTTCCCTCCGCCCCGTCGACCCGCGACCACGTTGAGCAGTTCCTCGCCGAAGCCCTCCCGACCGACGAGCCCAGCCGCGTGTTCCACCTGGTGTGGACCTCCTACGCGGTCCTCGCGATGACTGACCCCGAGCTCGCGCGTCTCCCGTTCGTCGCGGGCCCCGACCGGCTGGAGCGGCACCTCACCGAGACACTGCGCACGGCACAGCAGCGGGGAGAGCTCGTCGCCGACACCGATCCGGCGATCGAGGCCGCCCGCCTGGTGACGCTCACGCACGGGCTCGGCACGAGCCTGCTCGTCGGGCAGCGCAGTGAGCAGGAGGCGACGGCGGTCCTGCACTACCACCTCGACCGCGTGCTGCCGCGTGTGGAGCGTGCGGATCAGCCCGCGAGGCAGGCGAGCGGGATGCCGGTGCCCTCCACGGGGTCGGCGTCCGGCGAGGTCTGA
- a CDS encoding protein kinase domain-containing protein, which yields MSGEGDLVAGRYRLQDRVGRGGMGVVWRAHDERLDRVVAVKQLRADVAGDGKPETVLARALREGRVAARLRHPHAVTVHDVVVDQDTPFLVMEFLPSRSLAALVADRGPLPPRAVAAIGAQVASALAAAHAEGIVHCDVKPGNVLVTDDGIAKIADFGISRAEGVGPVADRGLIAGTPAYLSPEVADGGRGEAASDVFSLGATLCLAVEGIPPFGARGNTIALLVRIAHAAPEPLRRAGPLGDPLLAMLRREPAERPSMRQVHHLLNAVATGQPATVPSPTAGTRPLPGGVAKRASRRVAATGLVAAVLVAVGMLGMLGVMLGSALGADRTRSGAVALPAPSGCVAELRVLRRWAGGYEGEVVVRPGSGGVVGWTTRWSLPRGHEVTDVWNGTAAREGDELRVRDAGWNAAVREGETAVFGFVAQTSPDADPVEGTGIPLACLAG from the coding sequence GTGAGCGGCGAGGGTGACCTGGTCGCCGGGCGGTACCGACTGCAGGATCGAGTGGGCCGCGGCGGCATGGGTGTCGTGTGGCGGGCCCACGACGAGCGCCTCGATCGGGTGGTCGCCGTCAAGCAGCTGCGCGCCGACGTGGCGGGTGACGGGAAGCCCGAGACCGTGCTGGCGCGCGCTCTGCGAGAAGGCCGCGTCGCGGCCCGGTTGCGCCATCCCCACGCGGTCACCGTGCACGACGTGGTCGTCGACCAGGACACGCCCTTCCTCGTCATGGAGTTCCTTCCTTCGCGGAGTCTGGCCGCACTCGTCGCCGACCGGGGGCCGCTGCCTCCCCGCGCGGTCGCCGCGATCGGGGCACAGGTGGCCTCGGCGCTCGCGGCGGCGCATGCGGAGGGCATCGTGCACTGCGACGTCAAGCCCGGCAACGTGCTCGTCACCGACGACGGGATCGCCAAGATCGCCGATTTCGGCATCTCGCGGGCCGAGGGTGTGGGGCCGGTCGCCGATCGGGGCCTCATCGCCGGAACACCTGCCTACCTGTCACCGGAGGTCGCCGACGGCGGCCGCGGTGAGGCGGCGTCGGACGTCTTCTCGCTCGGTGCGACGTTGTGCCTTGCGGTCGAAGGTATTCCCCCGTTCGGGGCCAGGGGAAACACGATCGCCTTGCTCGTGCGCATCGCGCACGCGGCACCCGAGCCGCTGCGACGGGCCGGGCCGTTGGGCGACCCGCTGCTGGCGATGCTGCGCCGGGAGCCGGCCGAGCGTCCGAGCATGCGACAGGTCCACCACCTGCTCAACGCCGTGGCCACGGGGCAGCCCGCGACCGTGCCGAGTCCGACGGCGGGCACGCGTCCGCTTCCCGGCGGGGTGGCGAAGCGCGCATCGCGACGTGTCGCGGCCACCGGACTCGTCGCGGCCGTGCTCGTGGCGGTGGGCATGCTCGGCATGCTGGGCGTGATGTTGGGCTCGGCGCTCGGGGCCGACCGGACGCGCAGTGGTGCGGTCGCGCTTCCCGCGCCTTCCGGCTGCGTGGCGGAGCTGCGGGTGCTCCGCCGCTGGGCCGGTGGGTACGAGGGCGAGGTCGTCGTCCGGCCGGGTAGCGGCGGCGTGGTCGGGTGGACGACGCGCTGGTCGCTGCCGCGCGGTCACGAGGTCACCGACGTCTGGAACGGCACCGCCGCTCGGGAGGGCGACGAGTTGCGCGTGCGCGACGCGGGATGGAACGCCGCGGTGCGTGAGGGGGAGACCGCGGTGTTCGGTTTCGTGGCTCAGACCTCGCCGGACGCCGACCCCGTGGAGGGCACCGGCATCCCGCTCGCCTGCCTCGCGGGCTGA
- a CDS encoding sensor histidine kinase, whose amino-acid sequence MPGEPHGHLHQAAVHRSDDEFLSTVLPFVQQGIEAGQPLLACLPPRKAALLRDASPDAGGITFLDQADVYANPATAVKQCREQLGHLRAQGAAQVRFVGELVDPGRTTPWGPWARYEAAVNHLYEGLPLWSLCTYDARTTPRPVLDDVVRTHPWLALPGGRHAPSAAFAEPLTFLETHAFDPAEGDLPSHTPTLALQGPYPEQARAAANRVSELAGLDRMRTGEFVLAVSESVTNALHHGKAPMWLHLWSEPGRAVATVTDAGGGPTDPFAGLTPAPRHPADGGMGLWIVHQVCDYVAMHRHDDGYSIVLVCGDRTT is encoded by the coding sequence GTGCCAGGAGAACCACACGGTCACCTTCACCAAGCAGCGGTTCATCGCTCCGACGACGAGTTCCTGTCGACGGTGCTGCCGTTCGTCCAGCAGGGCATCGAGGCCGGACAGCCCCTCCTCGCCTGCCTACCGCCACGCAAGGCGGCGTTGCTCCGCGACGCGTCACCGGACGCCGGAGGGATCACCTTCCTCGACCAGGCGGACGTCTACGCCAACCCGGCGACGGCGGTGAAGCAGTGCCGGGAGCAGCTGGGCCACCTTCGCGCCCAGGGAGCGGCGCAGGTCCGCTTCGTCGGCGAACTCGTCGACCCCGGCCGGACCACGCCCTGGGGGCCGTGGGCCCGCTACGAGGCCGCGGTCAACCACCTCTACGAGGGCTTGCCGCTGTGGTCCCTGTGCACCTACGACGCCCGGACCACACCCCGCCCGGTGCTCGACGACGTGGTCCGCACCCATCCGTGGCTGGCACTGCCCGGAGGACGGCACGCACCCAGCGCCGCGTTCGCCGAGCCGCTCACGTTCCTGGAGACGCACGCGTTCGACCCGGCCGAGGGGGACCTGCCGTCCCACACTCCGACACTCGCGCTGCAGGGGCCGTACCCGGAACAGGCCCGCGCGGCGGCGAACCGCGTCAGTGAACTCGCAGGCCTCGACAGGATGCGAACCGGCGAGTTCGTGCTCGCCGTCAGCGAGTCGGTGACCAACGCCCTGCACCACGGCAAGGCGCCGATGTGGCTGCACCTGTGGTCGGAGCCCGGCCGCGCGGTGGCCACCGTCACCGACGCCGGTGGCGGCCCGACCGACCCGTTCGCGGGGCTGACTCCCGCGCCGCGGCACCCCGCCGACGGCGGGATGGGGCTGTGGATCGTGCACCAGGTGTGCGACTACGTGGCCATGCACCGGCACGACGACGGCTACAGCATCGTCCTCGTCTGCGGCGACCGCACCACCTGA
- a CDS encoding endonuclease, with protein MTTDARQARTATRLLRVAGRTYADEAGITLTDTPSALYRLLVLSVLLSARIKADIAVAAARELFAAGCRTPRGMLDASWQDRVDALGRGHYVRYDESTATTLGKGAQSIDDEYRSDLRRMARRADGDVSTLRTLLRDVPGIGAVGADIFCREVQAVWPWVRPYLDGKARKGAERVGLPGDAEALAALVSDEDLARFSAGLVRVSLDAGLAEEVAD; from the coding sequence GTGACTACGGATGCGCGCCAGGCTCGGACGGCGACGCGGCTGCTGCGGGTGGCCGGTCGGACCTACGCCGACGAGGCGGGGATCACGCTCACCGACACACCGTCGGCGCTGTACCGGCTGCTGGTCCTGTCGGTGCTGCTGTCGGCTCGGATCAAGGCCGACATCGCGGTCGCGGCGGCGCGGGAGCTCTTCGCCGCAGGCTGCCGGACGCCGCGCGGCATGCTCGACGCGTCGTGGCAGGACCGGGTGGACGCGCTCGGGCGCGGCCACTACGTGCGTTACGACGAGAGCACGGCCACCACCCTGGGCAAGGGCGCACAGTCGATCGACGACGAATACCGCTCGGACCTGCGCCGGATGGCGAGGCGAGCCGATGGAGACGTCTCGACGTTGCGCACGCTGCTGCGGGACGTGCCCGGCATCGGAGCCGTGGGTGCCGACATCTTCTGCCGCGAGGTACAGGCCGTGTGGCCGTGGGTTCGGCCGTATCTCGACGGCAAGGCGAGGAAAGGCGCCGAACGGGTCGGTCTGCCCGGAGACGCCGAGGCGCTGGCCGCCCTCGTGAGTGATGAGGACCTCGCGCGGTTCTCCGCGGGGCTCGTGCGGGTGAGTCTGGACGCCGGTCTGGCCGAGGAGGTCGCCGACTGA
- a CDS encoding AMP-dependent synthetase/ligase, giving the protein MTTQQSVAAQVEGQTIAKLLRRNAAEFGDLPALTSLDDPDATTLTWAQVRDEVAAVARGLADLGLRAGQRLMIMSASRPEHIVTDLAAANLGAIPCTAYSTLSSEQLRYVVDHSSAPIAVIAGSDELARWRPVLDDLPSVRQVVVFDADAVPDGDARFLPYTALRDRGAALHRSSPQTFEALTDAVKPDDPLSMIYTSGTTGVPKGVVLSHRNAIHEAIALHTLHEAPPHLSNISYLPLAHIAERELSLYMPVVRAGHVHTLADPAGIAGALARVRPQGFFGVPRVWEKMVAGLKTMLAGVPEDRREALLAASSLLQEGYRLRSAGADVPPDLADRIAETDRTVLAPIRAMLGLDHLAFASSGAAALPLEVLYFAAGLGVEVHEVWGLSETTGAATSNHAKAFKAGTVGKPVADVEVAVADDGELLVRGPIVFLGYLQADGTITPATDADGWFATGDIGTVDDEGFVTITDRKKELIVTAGGKNIAPTRIEGLLKEHPLIGQAIAIGDDRPYVTALVVLDDEMAPAWAATRGIEANDLEELGAHPAVRAEIDRAVEAANERLARVEQVKRYHVLTRPWTPESGEVTPTLKLKRRVITSRHDADIAALYTP; this is encoded by the coding sequence TTGACCACTCAGCAATCCGTCGCGGCCCAGGTGGAGGGCCAGACCATCGCCAAGCTTCTTCGTCGCAACGCCGCCGAGTTCGGCGACCTGCCCGCGTTGACGTCCCTGGACGACCCCGACGCCACCACGTTGACCTGGGCGCAGGTGCGCGACGAGGTCGCCGCGGTCGCCCGGGGACTGGCCGACCTCGGCCTTCGTGCGGGACAACGACTCATGATCATGTCGGCGAGCCGTCCCGAGCACATCGTCACCGACCTCGCCGCCGCCAACCTCGGCGCGATCCCGTGCACGGCCTACTCGACCCTGAGCAGTGAGCAGCTCCGTTACGTCGTCGACCACAGCTCCGCGCCGATCGCCGTCATCGCCGGCTCCGACGAGCTCGCCCGGTGGCGGCCGGTCCTGGACGACCTGCCGAGCGTGCGGCAGGTCGTCGTGTTCGACGCCGATGCCGTACCCGACGGCGACGCACGCTTCCTCCCGTACACCGCACTGCGTGACCGCGGGGCCGCACTGCACCGGTCCTCGCCGCAGACCTTCGAGGCCCTCACCGACGCCGTCAAACCCGACGATCCGCTGTCGATGATCTACACGTCGGGCACCACGGGCGTGCCCAAGGGTGTGGTGCTGTCGCACCGCAACGCCATCCACGAGGCGATCGCCCTGCACACCCTGCACGAGGCGCCGCCGCACCTGTCGAACATCTCCTACCTCCCGCTCGCGCACATCGCCGAGCGCGAGTTGTCCCTCTACATGCCGGTCGTCCGGGCCGGGCACGTGCACACGCTCGCCGACCCGGCCGGGATCGCGGGAGCGCTCGCCCGCGTCCGTCCGCAGGGATTCTTCGGTGTCCCGCGCGTGTGGGAGAAGATGGTCGCCGGACTCAAGACCATGCTCGCCGGCGTGCCCGAGGACCGGCGGGAGGCCCTGCTCGCCGCCAGCAGCCTCCTCCAGGAGGGGTACCGGCTGCGCAGCGCGGGCGCGGACGTACCGCCCGACCTGGCCGACCGCATCGCCGAGACCGATCGCACCGTGCTCGCGCCCATCCGCGCCATGCTCGGTCTCGACCACCTCGCGTTCGCGTCCAGCGGCGCGGCCGCACTCCCGCTGGAAGTGCTGTACTTCGCCGCGGGGCTCGGCGTCGAGGTGCACGAGGTGTGGGGCCTGTCGGAGACCACCGGCGCCGCGACGAGCAACCACGCGAAGGCCTTCAAGGCCGGTACCGTCGGCAAGCCCGTCGCCGACGTGGAGGTCGCGGTGGCCGACGACGGCGAGCTGCTCGTGCGGGGGCCGATCGTGTTCCTCGGCTACCTCCAGGCGGACGGCACCATCACCCCGGCCACGGACGCCGACGGCTGGTTCGCCACCGGCGACATCGGCACGGTGGACGACGAGGGGTTCGTCACGATCACCGACCGCAAGAAGGAACTCATCGTCACCGCGGGTGGCAAGAACATCGCACCCACCAGGATCGAGGGCCTGCTCAAGGAGCACCCGCTGATCGGACAGGCGATCGCGATCGGGGACGACCGGCCGTACGTCACCGCACTCGTGGTGCTCGACGACGAGATGGCCCCCGCGTGGGCGGCCACCCGGGGGATCGAGGCGAACGACCTGGAGGAACTCGGCGCTCACCCCGCCGTGCGAGCCGAGATCGACCGGGCCGTGGAAGCGGCGAACGAGCGGCTGGCCAGAGTGGAACAGGTGAAGCGCTACCACGTGCTGACCCGGCCCTGGACACCCGAGAGCGGTGAGGTGACACCGACGTTGAAGCTCAAGCGCCGAGTGATCACCAGCCGCCACGACGCGGACATCGCCGCGTTGTACACGCCCTGA
- a CDS encoding SDR family NAD(P)-dependent oxidoreductase → MNGQLDGKAVVVTGAGRGLGEAFATHAAQAGACVVVNDVDADLAERTTANITAHGGRAVASGHNVADADQAAALVDLCVAEFGTVDGLVNNAGLNYEAVSWRDDPDDVRALIETNVLGVIYVGTAAARVMVDGGRGGSIVNISSGASLGQRKLAAYSASKGAVASLTYSWALDMEEVGIRVNAVCPLAHTRMVWTSERSLRNCPPERTPARIAPLVLFLLSDDAHGITGQLIRCNGPELHIMGQPYVKQPVLHRQVWDSASVRRAFTEVFAAHLEPYGLEKRVPPTLREWTGVAAPGASWPRRSA, encoded by the coding sequence ATGAACGGACAACTGGACGGCAAGGCCGTCGTCGTGACCGGAGCCGGTCGCGGACTGGGGGAAGCCTTCGCGACACACGCCGCCCAGGCAGGCGCGTGCGTGGTGGTGAACGACGTCGACGCGGACCTGGCGGAGCGGACGACGGCGAACATCACGGCCCACGGTGGCCGGGCCGTCGCGAGCGGGCACAACGTCGCCGACGCGGACCAGGCGGCCGCGCTGGTGGACCTCTGCGTCGCGGAGTTCGGGACCGTGGACGGGCTCGTGAACAACGCGGGACTCAACTACGAGGCCGTGTCGTGGCGCGACGACCCCGACGACGTGCGCGCCCTCATCGAGACCAACGTGCTCGGCGTGATCTACGTGGGCACCGCCGCCGCGCGGGTGATGGTGGACGGTGGCCGCGGCGGGTCCATCGTCAACATCTCGTCGGGGGCGTCGCTGGGGCAGCGCAAGCTCGCCGCGTACTCCGCCAGCAAGGGAGCCGTGGCGTCGCTGACGTACTCGTGGGCGCTCGACATGGAGGAGGTCGGTATCCGGGTCAACGCGGTGTGCCCGCTGGCGCACACGCGCATGGTGTGGACCTCGGAGCGGTCTCTGCGGAACTGCCCGCCGGAACGCACGCCCGCGAGGATCGCGCCGCTGGTGCTCTTCCTGCTCTCCGACGACGCACACGGCATCACGGGCCAGTTGATCCGGTGCAACGGCCCGGAGTTGCACATCATGGGACAGCCCTACGTGAAGCAGCCCGTGCTGCACCGCCAGGTGTGGGACAGCGCGAGCGTGCGACGCGCGTTCACGGAGGTGTTCGCCGCGCACCTCGAACCGTACGGGTTGGAGAAGCGGGTGCCGCCGACCCTGCGCGAGTGGACCGGCGTCGCGGCGCCAGGGGCGTCGTGGCCCCGGCGCAGCGCCTGA